One Tenebrio molitor chromosome 2, icTenMoli1.1, whole genome shotgun sequence genomic region harbors:
- the tou gene encoding bromodomain adjacent to zinc finger domain protein 2B isoform X12 translates to MDKENGKGTEGNSGSSKVSNPNDPASLLDAASLFGAYWPRGDANSANAANLFAAGGGFGLPPHPSLPFGMLPPTTGRGMPSYPTSTAAAAAYSNAYTNTLSVAASQAASLGIPAASAAWWSMASHLAAQDYLARLQATGLNFPSLASPADLQYASLGLPPHSSSHHKSSKNSKGASSTSLSKSKDKLPSPSPLPKLDGRLDHPTVKANSSMSNSKSSGKYSSSSGVSGLTIQPSMKLPNSSEKKTKVNDINYLKPMDKKTTASVSSSVKVSSSSSPSIFTSPLSLASNYDKSVANTLSTQSSSDSISGSSLPSSSILSAALEGNSDPNSILGGVRLPPDTEIIKYTSSIVGPKIPGTTNRGRKKTISLDPPSVSVHPSHSSTGMLIERSNKRPKLSDQQDVNSPPASANDRVEVIKLPATNGSPSGISVPSFNSGSEPAGDTPLNLSLKPSTSTNNTTSSSLNSLCNMSANIGVDRICELLDGVQRVGVSNCVAARRKPGPKPRRVIPSGSQMPPGAPSASLAQLFATADSPRPPSRNEGSDGGSSTSSTSTTTAPTTACTTVPSMSIANHKEGRPRNLGRGVSKPKKNTVASLLAQSRALGELLGIKPMPILDPNASMNQQMNLLKSNILAAQQYISEAGGDEKALNKFLQEKFRGTLSDSSTVDASTDSDNLTDSNHTDSEMEIEVATKKQKQYDERALRVPLEKGWKRETIIRGLTKSGGIKGDVIYVAPDSANKFKQMSDVTQYLEYQKSTDLTKENFTFSCRVILGDYLQPVPPEMATEGEYIYLTEEDVSRRLDELKTAMRTSLPVEQRIEMARKQQAARAAARMDREHARLAKEIERSERQEAARRDREARSQQLLEEREFKRQQAAILKEQMYIQEISKQREMLYTVELERERRRQHMALVKALENRRKLEERERKKQQLLAEKQANKEKKMEQRKMEMEILAELRKPCEDLELDQKPLPEYDRIPGLKLPGSAFADVLMVFEFLHNFGETLGFDMESLPTLDSLQQALMPNEHSSEAEEELFSVMTHLLVCAIEDPGIPNPARHTTILGQSLRQADITHANLSEILRIYLYANATGEVKALTGVHFERDREKRVADHHQNDNEMQQTSVGKNSQYYELLHENATWKMSDMLKDKPFMALSPTCKAEILAFLCNELLQNKAVIRQVESSLESVAQQKKEKWLLDTKIRKLRMLHSRKVRSEAVEKAQTKADGDSESTVDSPSLHKDDLLDDEENEMSENESVGTQPEEEEDNKLSGEELGKKLEKLVKTSEIQLQTLNSSAHQLRATCFGQDRYWRRYWCLSKAGGIFVEAMESAEPDVLLEQMQYDQSRETINSLNDINNLINKVGNINDSNVDKEVSNIVGNNELHKDVEKSPVKETDDNENEHRKTPNRLGVFENGEILDKSERNLAELRKSVDDIVQNLERNIEIEKENKLKQESQDNKLSNHVDDEEIKVKTEAHDTESIRNKTFNLFEKLGQCMERENKSEEDLKAEVKAEVKEELKNEILNELKCEIKVENKNESKSEDEKSAESEHKWFSILNKEGTCDGVYLTAGNRWDNGVGACTRDNLTELKIPVFPPPGSNSSSNYHSLCDSPAPLQMTAEESAQLEHIKKHGMPKSCARKSVPEDKRYGWWRVSDPDQLKEILDNLHVRGARERELKRNIVSIMQTMYERQGKFYIEEGQKDLTELVLEGIESVKFMEGGAPYPDEVGSWSQAIAHRVDLFLLEQVEALEDKVASASMQIKGWKIPSRDTPEIPPNEVVPMVRERLASLEVNIERRYLKPPLGVKPSCINISSTGEQNLAAIAQETSGGSGTVSNQPLPDPNEIPKGLAVWREALNRSQTSAQLAMCLYSLESSIAWDKSIMKAVSSSHVFNKLRARKYNSKLSNCQFCHSGDNEDKLLLCDGCDKGYHTYCFKPKMENIPEGDWYCHECMNKATGERNCIVCGKKSSTTGTRLILCELCPRAYHTDCIHPVLHKVPRGKWYCSKCISKKPQKKTMRKNHAKSAKDSELSDHPPSSPAPSHSSVTTNEDQATTNCNQSDVSNSSLGNAGSPSTQSSKKDRVSKKLLKELAPCKAILEDLECHDDAWPFLLPVNTKQFPTYKKIIKTPMDLSTIKKKLYDVSYKSKDEFCLDVRQIFNNCEVFNEDDSPVGKAGHCMRQFFEARWNELCISNS, encoded by the exons ATGGATAAAGAAAATGGTAAGGGCACcgaaggtaattctggttccAGCAAAGTGTCAAATCCCAACGATCCAGCGTCCTTGCTCGATGCCGCCAGTCTCTTCGGAG CTTACTGGCCACGGGGCGATGCGAATTCGGCCAACGCAGCTAATCTCTTTGCGGCCGGAGGCGGTTTCGGTTTGCCGCCCCATCCGTCGCTTCCTTTTGGAATGTTGCCGCCGACGACGGGACGAGGAATGCCCTCCTATCCGACCTCCACCGCCGCGGCGGCGGCCTACAGCAACGCCTACACCAACACTTTGTCGGTGGCGGCCAGCCAGGCTGCCAGTCTAGGAATCCCCGCCGCAA GCGCCGCGTGGTGGTCGATGGCGTCCCATCTGGCGGCACAGGATTACCTGGCGCGTCTTCAAGCTACAGGTTTGAACTTTCCATCGCTGGCCAGCCCAGCCGACCTGCAATACGCTTCCTTGGGCCTACCTCCTCATTCTTCGTCTCATCACAAGTCGTCTAAGAATTCCAAAGGAGCCTCGTCGACGTCTCTCTCGAAATCCAAGGACAAGCTACCATCCCCGTCGCCTCTTCCCAAGCTGGATGGACGCCTCGACCATCCTACTGTCAAGGCGAACTCGTCCATGTCCAACTCCAAATCGTCAGGGAAGTACTCATCGTCGTCGGGAGTGTCAGGCCTCACCATCCAGCCTAGCATGAAATTGCCGAACAGCAGCGAAAAAAAGACGAAAGTGAACGACATAAATTATCTCAAACCCATGGACAAGAAGACGACGGCGAGTGTAAGTTCAAGTGTGAAAgtgtcgtcgtcgtcgtcgccTAGTATTTTCACCAGCCCGTTGAGCTTGGCCAGTAATTATGACAAAAGTGTTGCAAATACGCTTAGTACTCAGAGTTCCAGTGATAGTATTAGTGGCAGCAGTTTGCCTTCCAGCAGCATTTTAAG CGCCGCGTTAGAGGGAAACAG TGATCCCAATTCGATACTTGGTGGCGTTCGTTTGCCTCCCGACACCGAGATTATTAAATATACCTCATCCATCGTTGGGCCTAAGATACCGGGGACGACGAACAGAGGTCGGAAAAAGACCATATCTCTGGACCCGCCGTCGGTTAGCGTGCATCCATCCCATTCCAGCACAGGAATGCTGATCGAACGAAGCAACAAACGTCCAAAACTAAGC GATCAGCAAGACGTTAATTCGCCGCCGGCCTCGGCGAACGACAGGGTGGAAGTGATAAAATTGCCGGCGACCAACGGGAGTCCATCTGGAATTTCCGTTCCTTCGTTCAACAGCGGCAGCGAGCCCGCCGGAGACACTCCGCTGAACTTGTCGCTGAAACCGAGCACTTCGACCAACAACACCACAAGCTCCTCGCTGAACTCGTTGTGCAACATGTCCGCCAACATCGGCGTGGACAGGATATGTGAGTTGCTCGATGGGGTCCAAAGGGTCGGAGTGAGCAACTGTGTTGCAGCTCGAAGGAAGCCGGGGCCGAAACCTCGACGGGTGATTCCTTCGGGTTCGCAAATGCCTCCGGGAGCCCCGAGCGCCTCGTTGGCTCAGCTGTTCGCGACCGCCGACTCTCCGAGACCGCCTAGTCGTAACGAAGGCTCGGACGGCGGCAGCTCGACCTCCTCGACGAGCACCACGACGGCACCGACGACGGCCTGCACGACAGTGCCGTCGATGTCGATCGCGAACCACAAAGAAGGTAGACCAAGAAATCTCGGTAGAGGTGTTAGTAAACCTAAAAAGAATACAGTAGCTTCGCTGTTGGCGCAAAGTAGGGCGTTAG GTGAGCTTTTAGGTATTAAACCTATGCCTATTTTGGACCCCAACGCTTCAATGAATCAACAGATGAATCTTTTGAAGTCGAATATATTGGCTGCACAGCAGTATATTTCTGAAGCAGGTGGTGACGAAAaagctttaaataaatttttgcagGAAAAATTCAGGGGTACTTTAAGTGATTCTAGTACTGTTGATGCCTCCACTGATTCTGATAACCTTACTGATTCTAATCACACAGATTCAGAAATGGAGATTGAAGTCGCCACCAAGAAGCAGAAACAGTACGACGAACGAGCCCTCAGAGTGCCCCTGGAAAAAG GGTGGAAGCGGGAGACCATCATTCGAGGGCTGACGAAAAGCGGCGGCATCAAGGGCGACGTCATTTATGTTGCACCTGATTCTgcgaataaatttaaacaaatgtcagACGTCACACAG taCCTGGAATACCAAAAGAGCACGGACTTGACGAAGGAAAATTTCACCTTCAGTTGCCGCGTTATTTTGGGAGACTACCTGCAGCCAGTACCTCCAGAGATGGCAACGGAAGGAGAGTACATTTATCTTACAGAAGAAGACGTCAGTAGAAG ATTAGACGAACTGAAAACTGCGATGCGAACAAGTCTGCCCGTCGAACAACGAATAGAAATGGCGCGAAAACAACAAGCGGCGCGGGCTGCCGCAAGAATGGACCGCGAACATGCTCGCTTGGCCAAAGAAATCGAGAGGTCGGAACGGCAAGAGGCTGCCAGAAGAGATCGCGAAGCGAGGTCTCAGCAGTTGCTGGAG GAGAGAGAATTCAAAAGACAGCAAGCGGCCATATTGAAAGAACAG ATGTACATACAGGAGATCAGTAAACAGCGAGAAATGCTCTACACTGTTGAGTTG GAGAGGGAAAGGCGCCGCCAACATATGGCCCTTGTTAAAGCGCTTGAAAACCGGCGAAAACTCGAGGAACGGGAGAGGAAGAAGCAGCAGCTGCTCGCTGAGAAACAAGCCAACAAAGAGAAGAAAATGGAACAGAGAAAAATGGAAATGGAAATTCTCGCCGAGCTGAGGAAACCGTGTGAAGACCTGGAACTCGACCAGAAACCTCTGCCCGAGTACGACAGAATTCCCGGTCTGAAATTGCCAGGCAGCGCTTTCGCGGATGTCTTGATGGTGTTCGAATTCTTACACAACTTCGGCGAGACTCTGGGTTTCGACATGGAGTCGTTGCCGACGTTAGATTCGCTCCAGCAAGCTCTGATGCCTAACGAACACTCTTCGGAAGCCGAAGAAGAACTGTTTTCTGTGATGACACATTTACTAGTCTGCGCCATCGAGGATCCGGGAATACCGAATCCGGCAAGGCACACAACCATTCTGGGACAGAGTCTCAGACAGGCCGACATAACTCACGCTAATTTGTCGGAGATCTTGAGGATTTATTTGTACGCGAACGCCACCGGCGAGGTCAAGGCTCTCACGGGAGTGCACTTCGAAAGGGACAGGGAGAAGAGGGTGGCCGACCACCACCAGAACGACAACGAAATGCAGCAAACTTCCGTAGGGAAAAACTCACAGTATTATGAGCTTCTGCACGAGAATGCCACTTGGAAAATGTCCGACATGTTGAAAGACAAACCGTTTATGGCTCTCTCGCCGACGTGTAAAGCTGAAATTTTGGCCTTCTTGTGTAACGAGCTCTTGCAAAACAAGGCTGTTATCAGACAAGTCGAAAGCTCTCTCGAAAGCGTAGCGCAACAAAAGAAGGAGAAGTGGTTGCTGGATACGAAAATTAGAAA GTTGAGAATGTTGCACAGTAGAAAAGTTCGGTCGGAAGCTGTGGAAAAAGCTCAAACTAAAGCTGACGGAGATAGTGAGAGCACCGTTGATTCGCCGTCTTTGCATAAAGATGATCTCTTGGATGATGAAGAAAACGAAATGAGCGAGAACGAAAGCGTGGGAACTCAGCCTGAAGAG GAGGAAGACAACAAGTTGTCAGGTGAAGAACTGGGAAAGAAATTGGAGAAGTTGGTAAAAACGTCGGAGATCCAGTTACAGACCTTGAATTCCTCAGCTCATCAGCTCCGGGCGACTTGTTTCGGACAAGATCGCTACTGGAGACGTTACTGGTGTCTCTCCAAGGCCGGTGGGATCTTCGTCGAGGCGATGGAATCCGCAGAACCCGACGTTTTGCTCGAGCAGATGCAGTATGATCAATCGAGGGAGACCATCAACAGTTTAAATGACATTAACAATCTCATCAACAAAGTCGGTAATATCAACGACAGCAACGTCGATAAAGAAGTAAGCAATATTGTCGGTAACAACGAATTGCACAAGGACGTCGAAAAGAGTCCGGTAAAAGAAACTGACGACAATGAGAACGAACACAGAAAGACTCCCAACCGATTAGGGGTGTTCGAAAACGGTGAAATTTTAGACAAGAGCGAACGAAATTTGGCCGAACTGAGAAAGAGCGTGGACGACATAGTACAAAATTTAGAACGAAACAtagaaatagaaaaagaaaataagctAAAACAAGAATCTCAAGACAATAAATTAAGCAATCACGTCGACGACGAAGAGATTAAAGTGAAAACCGAAGCGCACGATACGGAATCTATTCGCAATAAAACGTTTAATTTGTTCGAAAAGCTGGGACAGTGCATGGAACGCGAGAACAAATCCGAGGAAGATTTGAAAGCAGAGGTGAAGGCTGAAGTTAAGGAGGAGTTGAAGAACGAGATCTTGAACGAGCTGAAGTGCGAGATAAAAGTGGAGAACAAGAACGAGAGTAAGAGCGAAGACGAGAAGTCAGCCGAAAGTGAGCATAAATGGTTCagtattttaaataaagagGGCACTTGCGACGGTGTTTATTTGACAGCTGGAAATCGCTGGGATAACGGAGTCGGAGCGTGCACCCGAGATAATCTCACCGAGTTGAAGATTCCCGTTTTCCCTCCGCCAGGTTCAAATTCCTCGTCGAATTATCACAGCTTGTGTGACAGTCCCGCTCCTTTACAAATGACAGCCGAAGAAAGCGCTCAACTCGAACACATCAAGAAACACGGCATGCCCAAGTCTTGCGCCAGAAAATCCGTACCGGAGGACAAGAGGTACGGTTGGTGGAGGGTGTCCGACCCCGACCAGTTGAAAGAAATCCTGGATAATTTGCACGTGAGGGGCGCACGAGAAAGGGAACTCAAAAGGAACATCGTAAGCATCATGCAGACCATGTACGAGAGACAGGGTAAATTCTACATCGAGGAGGGCCAGAAGGACTTAACCGAACTGGTGCTCGAGGGAATCGAGAGTGTTAAGTTTATGGAAGGTGGAGCTCCGTACCCGGACGAAGTGGGATCGTGGAGTCAAGCCATAGCTCACAGGGTCGACCTGTTTTTGTTGGAACAA GTGGAAGCGTTGGAAGATAAGGTGGCCAGTGCCAGCATGCAGATCAAGGGATGGAAGATTCCGAGCAGAGACACGCCAGAAATCCCCCCGAACGAGGTCGTCCCGATGGTGCGCGAGCGTCTGGCATCGCTCGAGGTGAACATCGAGCGCCGCTATTTGAAGCCTCCGTTGGGTGTGAA GCCTTCGTGCATCAACATTTCCAGTACCGGAGAGCAAAACCTGGCGGCCATCGCCCAGGAAACCTCCGGAGGAAGTGGTACGGTATCGAACCAACCGCTTCCCGATCCCAACGAAATACCCAAGGGTCTGGCCGTATGGAGGGAGGCCCTTAACAGATCTCAAACGTCCGCCCAATTGGCCATGTGTCTGTACTCGTTGGAATCTTCCATCGCTTGGGACAAGAGTATCATGAAAGCTGTGAGCTCCTCTCATGTCTTTAATAAACTGAGAGCCCGCAAATATAACAGCAAGCTCAGT AACTGCCAATTTTGCCATAGTGGTGACAACGAAGACAAGCTTTTATTGTGTGATGGTTGCGACAAAGGCTATCACACCTACTGTTTTAAGCCTAAGATGGAAAATATTCCGGAAGGTGACTG GTATTGCCACGAATGCATGAACAAAGCAACAGGCGAGCGAAATTGCATAGTTTGCGGCAAAAAGTCGTCGACAACGGGCACTCGACTAATACTTTGCGAGTTGTGCCCTCGCGCTTACCACACAGACTGCATCCATCCTGTCCTACATAAAGTTCCTCGGGGCAAGTGGTACTGTTCCAAATGCATATCGAAAAAACCTCAAAAGAAGACGATGCGTAAAAATCACGCAAAGTCTGCCAAGGACAGCGAACTGTCCGACCATCCCCCTTCTAG TCCCGCACCGTCTCATAGTTCTGTAACGACAAATGAAGATCAGGCAACAACGAATTGCAATCAAAGTGATGTTTCTAACTCGAGTCTAGGCAATGCAGGCTCTCCGTCCACGCAAAGTTCCAAGAAAGATCGCGTATCGAAAAAGTTACTTAAAGAACTCGCACCTTGCAAAGCGATTTTGGAAGATCTCGAATGTCACGATGACGCATGGCCGTTTTTGCTTCCAGTGAACACGAAGCAGTTTCCCACGTACAAGAAGATCATCAAAACTCCAATGGATTTGTCGACGATTAAGAAGAAATTGTACGACGTTAG TTACAAGTCCAAAGACGAGTTCTGTTTGGACGTGAGGCAAATCTTCAACAACTGTGAAGTGTTTAACGAGGACGATAGTCCTGTCGGAAAAGCGGGTCACTGTATGCGCCAGTTTTTCGAAGCCCGGTGGAACGAGCTCTGTATTTCTAACAGTTGA